In the Mycolicibacter sp. MU0102 genome, one interval contains:
- a CDS encoding NUDIX hydrolase has protein sequence MSADGGEANSGRRRRRRRGRRTSGPKINHAESPAAEAAPSPSATPSRSAQRRPRTARHGPDRLRTVHETSAGGLVVDGIDGPREEQVAALIGRVDRRGRMLWSLPKGHIEVGETAEQTAIREVAEETGVQGSVLAALGSIDYWFVTDGRRVHKTVHHYLMRFSSGELCDDDVEVAEVAWVPIRELPSRLAYADERRLAVVADELIDRFQADGPAALPPLPVTAPWRRQQTHSRARRTRAGENSPDPKNGRRLDP, from the coding sequence GTGTCGGCCGACGGCGGAGAAGCCAATTCTGGACGGCGCCGCAGGCGGCGTCGTGGTCGACGCACGTCTGGTCCGAAAATCAACCACGCCGAATCCCCGGCCGCTGAAGCCGCCCCCAGCCCGAGCGCGACTCCGAGTCGGTCGGCCCAGCGCCGGCCCCGCACCGCGCGGCACGGGCCGGACCGGCTGCGCACCGTGCACGAGACCTCCGCGGGCGGGCTGGTCGTGGACGGCATCGACGGCCCGCGCGAAGAGCAGGTCGCGGCGCTGATCGGCCGGGTCGACCGGCGGGGCAGGATGCTGTGGTCACTGCCCAAAGGACATATCGAAGTCGGTGAGACCGCCGAGCAGACCGCGATCCGCGAGGTCGCCGAAGAAACCGGCGTGCAGGGCAGCGTGCTGGCTGCGCTGGGCAGCATCGACTACTGGTTCGTCACCGACGGTCGCCGAGTGCACAAGACCGTGCACCACTATCTGATGCGGTTCTCCAGTGGAGAGCTGTGCGACGACGATGTTGAGGTCGCCGAAGTGGCATGGGTGCCGATCCGGGAGCTGCCGTCCCGCTTGGCGTACGCCGACGAGCGACGGCTGGCAGTGGTCGCCGACGAATTGATCGACCGGTTTCAGGCCGACGGCCCGGCCGCCCTGCCGCCCCTGCCGGTGACCGCACCCTGGCGACGCCAGCAGACGCATTCCCGCGCCCGCCGTACTCGCGCAGGCGAGAACTCGCCGGATCCGAAGAACGGTCGCAGGCTGGACCCGTGA
- the murJ gene encoding murein biosynthesis integral membrane protein MurJ: MSTPAQQPARPELTDAAVVSRSWGMALATLVSRITGFIRVVLLAAILGAALSSAFSVANQLPNQIAALVLEATFTAIFVPVLARAERDDADGGAAFVRRLVTLATALLLATTVMSVAAAPMLVRLMLGGDPQVNEPLTIAFAYLLLPQVICYGLSSVFMAILNTRNIFGAPAWAPVVNNVVAIATLVAYLLVPGELSVDPVRMGNAKLLVLGLGTTAGVVAQTAVLLVAIRRERISLRPLWGIDDRLKRFGTMASAMVLYVLISQVGLVVTNQIASTAAASGPAIYYYAWLLLQLPFGMIGVTVLTVVMPRLSRNAAAGDDPAVLADLSLATRLMMITLIPIVALMTVGGPAIGSALFAYGNFGNVDAGYLGAAVAMSAFTLIPYAMVLLQLRVFYAREQPWTPIAIIVVITAVKIVASLAAPHLTDNPDLVAAYLGLANGLGFLAGAIVGHILLRRSLRPVSGHLVGPDVIRTVLVTLTASLLAGLVAEVLDRVLGLRMLTDHGAAGSMLRLLVMTLVMLPIIGAVMVRAEVPEAIAALAAVRRRIGARGAQIGMPNPPSPDPSVPYAEHNCLPIPGGDVPNDPAAHTPPEHIAGGRTPKGAEVADIPSEGAGSRAASRTVAPQQSQRAAETPESAGNDSLLTPGLSIAGGRYRLLVRHGGTPVLQFWQALDTALDRQVALTFVDPNQTMADDQLTGVLSRTQRLSQITLPGIARVLDVVRVGAGGLVVSEWVRGASLQEVAGTSPSPIGAARAIRSLATAAESAHQNGVALSIDHPARVRVSIDGDVTLAFPATLPDTKPEDDIRGIGATLYALLVNRWPLTEAGADVGLEPADRDETGNPVKPDAINPDIPFQIAAAASHAIQPDGGIRGASTLSNLLQQATALHEQTELLGTVADEAPVPRPAPAPPDDETRAERRRRVLIGLGIGGAVILVALLVLASVLNRIFGDVNGLDKTELGLSSPSASSQTGTSGPSGIVKPVQVTVFSPGGEADRPQDAGLAIDGNPATAWSTDTYSDPVPFPNFKNGVGLMLQLPKPTVIGTVTLNVSSTGTRVELRSSSTPKPTRLEDTTLLAPAKALQPGSNKITADSASPTSNLLVWISTMGNTGGESRTQISEITVQAASS; encoded by the coding sequence GTGAGCACGCCGGCCCAGCAACCCGCCCGCCCCGAGCTGACCGACGCCGCAGTGGTGTCGCGTTCCTGGGGGATGGCTTTGGCGACCCTGGTCAGCCGCATCACCGGGTTCATCCGGGTGGTGCTGTTGGCGGCGATCCTGGGGGCCGCCCTGTCGAGCGCCTTCTCGGTGGCCAACCAGCTGCCGAACCAGATCGCCGCCCTGGTGCTGGAGGCCACGTTCACCGCGATCTTCGTGCCGGTGCTGGCCCGAGCCGAACGTGACGACGCCGACGGCGGCGCCGCGTTCGTACGTCGGCTGGTCACACTCGCCACCGCCCTGCTGCTGGCCACCACGGTCATGTCGGTGGCGGCGGCACCGATGCTGGTGCGGTTGATGCTGGGCGGCGACCCGCAGGTCAACGAACCGCTGACCATCGCATTCGCCTATCTGCTGCTGCCCCAGGTGATCTGCTACGGGCTGTCCTCGGTGTTCATGGCAATCCTGAACACCCGCAACATCTTCGGAGCACCGGCCTGGGCGCCGGTGGTCAACAATGTTGTCGCGATCGCCACCCTGGTGGCCTACCTGCTGGTGCCGGGGGAACTGTCGGTCGACCCGGTGCGGATGGGCAACGCCAAGCTGCTGGTTCTTGGCCTAGGCACCACGGCCGGCGTCGTCGCCCAGACCGCCGTCCTGCTGGTGGCGATCCGGCGGGAGCGGATCAGCCTGCGCCCGCTGTGGGGAATCGACGACCGGCTCAAGCGATTCGGCACCATGGCCTCGGCGATGGTGCTCTACGTCTTGATCAGCCAGGTCGGCCTGGTGGTGACCAACCAGATCGCCAGCACCGCCGCCGCCTCCGGCCCGGCGATCTACTACTACGCCTGGCTGCTGCTGCAACTGCCGTTCGGCATGATCGGCGTGACGGTGCTGACCGTGGTGATGCCCCGGCTGAGCCGCAACGCCGCCGCCGGCGACGACCCCGCCGTGCTGGCCGATCTGTCCCTGGCCACCCGGCTGATGATGATCACCCTTATTCCGATCGTGGCGCTGATGACCGTCGGCGGCCCGGCGATCGGCAGCGCGCTGTTCGCCTACGGCAACTTCGGCAACGTCGACGCGGGCTACCTGGGCGCCGCGGTGGCGATGTCGGCCTTCACCTTGATCCCCTACGCCATGGTGCTGCTGCAGCTGCGGGTCTTCTACGCCCGGGAACAACCGTGGACTCCTATCGCCATCATCGTGGTGATCACCGCGGTGAAGATCGTCGCGTCGCTGGCAGCCCCGCACCTGACCGACAACCCCGATCTGGTGGCGGCCTACCTGGGGCTGGCCAACGGCCTGGGCTTTCTTGCGGGCGCGATCGTCGGGCACATACTGCTGCGGCGCTCCCTGCGCCCGGTCAGTGGGCATTTGGTGGGGCCGGACGTGATCCGCACCGTGCTGGTGACGTTGACGGCGTCGCTGCTGGCCGGGCTGGTCGCCGAGGTGCTGGATCGGGTGCTGGGCCTGCGGATGCTGACCGACCACGGCGCGGCCGGATCGATGCTGCGCCTGCTGGTCATGACGCTGGTGATGTTGCCCATCATCGGGGCGGTCATGGTGCGCGCCGAGGTGCCCGAGGCGATCGCCGCGCTGGCCGCGGTGCGCCGAAGAATCGGTGCCAGAGGAGCCCAGATCGGCATGCCCAACCCGCCTTCTCCCGATCCGAGCGTCCCGTACGCTGAGCACAACTGTTTGCCCATACCCGGCGGGGACGTCCCGAACGATCCCGCCGCGCACACGCCGCCGGAGCACATCGCCGGTGGCCGGACACCGAAAGGCGCGGAGGTGGCCGACATTCCTTCCGAGGGCGCCGGGTCTCGGGCCGCGTCGCGGACCGTTGCTCCGCAGCAGTCTCAGCGGGCCGCCGAGACCCCCGAGTCAGCCGGCAACGACAGCTTGCTGACACCGGGCCTGAGCATCGCCGGCGGCCGCTACCGGCTGCTGGTCCGCCACGGCGGCACCCCGGTGCTGCAGTTCTGGCAGGCACTGGACACGGCGCTGGATCGGCAGGTCGCGCTGACCTTCGTCGACCCGAATCAGACGATGGCCGATGACCAGCTCACCGGCGTGCTGTCGCGCACGCAGCGGCTCAGCCAGATCACCCTGCCCGGTATCGCCCGCGTGCTTGACGTGGTGCGCGTCGGTGCGGGCGGGCTGGTGGTCTCCGAATGGGTGCGCGGCGCCTCGCTGCAGGAGGTGGCCGGTACCTCGCCTTCGCCGATCGGTGCCGCCCGCGCGATCCGGTCGTTGGCCACCGCCGCCGAATCCGCCCACCAGAATGGCGTGGCCCTGTCGATCGACCACCCGGCCCGGGTCCGGGTCAGCATCGACGGCGACGTCACCCTGGCCTTCCCCGCCACGCTGCCGGACACCAAGCCCGAGGACGACATCCGCGGCATCGGCGCCACCCTGTATGCGCTGCTGGTCAACCGGTGGCCGTTGACCGAGGCCGGGGCCGACGTGGGACTGGAGCCCGCCGACCGCGACGAGACCGGCAACCCGGTCAAACCCGACGCGATCAACCCGGACATCCCGTTCCAGATCGCTGCGGCAGCCAGCCATGCGATCCAGCCCGACGGCGGGATCCGCGGCGCGTCGACGCTGTCGAACCTGCTGCAGCAGGCCACCGCCCTGCACGAGCAGACCGAGCTGTTGGGCACGGTCGCTGACGAGGCACCCGTGCCCCGTCCGGCGCCGGCTCCACCGGACGACGAGACGCGGGCCGAGCGGCGCCGCCGGGTGCTGATCGGCCTGGGCATCGGCGGGGCCGTCATCCTGGTTGCGCTGCTGGTGCTGGCCTCGGTGCTCAACCGGATCTTCGGCGACGTCAACGGGTTGGACAAGACCGAACTGGGCTTGAGCAGTCCGTCGGCGTCGTCGCAGACGGGCACCTCCGGACCCAGCGGCATCGTGAAGCCGGTGCAGGTGACGGTCTTCTCCCCCGGCGGCGAGGCCGACCGGCCCCAGGACGCCGGTCTGGCTATCGACGGAAACCCGGCCACGGCCTGGTCGACGGACACCTACTCCGACCCGGTGCCGTTCCCGAATTTCAAGAACGGCGTCGGGCTGATGCTGCAACTGCCCAAGCCCACGGTGATCGGCACGGTCACCCTCAACGTCTCCAGCACCGGCACCCGAGTGGAGCTGCGCTCCTCCTCGACGCCGAAGCCGACGCGGCTCGAAGACACCACCTTGTTGGCCCCGGCCAAGGCGCTGCAGCCCGGTTCCAACAAGATCACCGCCGACTCGGCGTCGCCGACGTCGAACCTGCTGGTGTGGATCTCCACGATGGGCAACACCGGTGGCGAGAGCCGCACCCAGATCTCCGAGATCACCGTGCAGGCAGCGTCCTCCTAG
- the trxB gene encoding thioredoxin-disulfide reductase, whose translation MSETPSTHDVIIIGSGPAGYTAAIYAARAQLAPLVFEGTAFGGALMTTTEVENFPGFRNGIMGPELMDEMREQALRFGADLRMEDIESVELDGPVKTVVTADGETHRARAVILAMGAAARYLNIPGEQELLGRGVSSCATCDGFFFRDQDIAVIGGGDSAMEEATFLTRFARSVTLVHRREEFRASKIMLNRARENDKIRFLTNSVPVAVEGEATVTGLRVRDTETGEETTLPVTGVFVAIGHDPRSALVRGAVDLDPEGYVLVQQPGSRTSLEGVFAAGDLVDRTYRQAITAAGTGCAAAIDAERWLAESEDAADTHETGTETLMGAPR comes from the coding sequence ATGTCTGAGACACCATCCACCCACGATGTGATCATCATCGGTTCCGGCCCGGCCGGGTACACCGCGGCGATTTACGCCGCCCGCGCCCAACTGGCCCCGCTGGTCTTTGAGGGGACCGCCTTCGGCGGCGCCCTGATGACCACGACCGAGGTGGAGAACTTCCCCGGCTTCCGCAACGGCATCATGGGCCCGGAGCTGATGGACGAGATGCGTGAGCAGGCGCTGCGCTTCGGTGCTGACCTGCGCATGGAGGACATCGAATCGGTGGAGCTGGACGGGCCGGTCAAGACCGTGGTCACCGCCGACGGCGAGACGCACCGGGCCCGGGCAGTCATCTTGGCCATGGGCGCTGCCGCCCGCTACCTGAACATCCCCGGTGAGCAGGAACTGCTCGGCCGCGGGGTGAGCTCGTGTGCCACCTGCGACGGGTTCTTCTTCCGCGATCAGGACATCGCGGTGATCGGCGGCGGCGACTCCGCGATGGAGGAGGCCACCTTCTTGACCCGCTTCGCCCGCAGCGTGACCCTGGTACACCGCCGTGAGGAGTTCCGCGCCTCCAAGATCATGCTCAACCGGGCCCGCGAGAACGACAAGATCCGGTTCCTCACCAACAGCGTCCCGGTGGCGGTGGAGGGTGAGGCGACCGTGACGGGGCTGCGAGTCCGCGACACCGAGACCGGCGAGGAAACCACCCTGCCGGTGACCGGCGTGTTCGTCGCGATCGGCCACGACCCGCGCTCGGCACTGGTGCGTGGGGCCGTCGACCTGGATCCGGAGGGTTACGTGCTGGTCCAGCAGCCGGGTTCACGCACCTCCTTGGAGGGGGTGTTCGCGGCCGGCGACCTGGTGGACCGCACCTACCGGCAGGCGATCACCGCAGCCGGAACCGGCTGCGCGGCCGCCATCGACGCCGAACGCTGGCTGGCAGAATCCGAAGACGCCGCAGATACGCACGAAACCGGTACCGAAACCCTGATGGGAGCACCCCGATGA
- the trxA gene encoding thioredoxin yields the protein MTDHATVNVSDATFAADVLASSKPVLVDFWATWCGPCKMVAPVLEEIAAEQADQLTVAKLDVDANPDTARDFNVVSIPTLILFKDGQPVKRIVGAKGKAALLRELADAT from the coding sequence ATGACCGACCACGCCACCGTGAACGTCTCCGACGCCACCTTCGCCGCCGACGTGCTGGCCAGCAGCAAGCCCGTGCTGGTGGACTTCTGGGCGACCTGGTGCGGCCCCTGCAAGATGGTGGCCCCGGTACTGGAGGAGATCGCCGCCGAGCAGGCCGACCAGCTCACCGTCGCCAAGCTGGACGTGGACGCCAACCCGGACACCGCGCGGGACTTCAACGTGGTCTCGATTCCCACCTTGATCCTGTTCAAGGACGGTCAGCCGGTGAAGCGGATCGTCGGCGCCAAGGGCAAAGCGGCCCTGTTGCGGGAGCTCGCAGACGCGACCTAG
- a CDS encoding N-acetylmuramoyl-L-alanine amidase has translation MSGRHRGTEQGLRRGDRSGAVVEIRAALAALGLVDSPDADLSTGKHVALDVYDEALDQAVRAFQQQRGLLVDGVIGEATYRALKEASYRLGARILNHQFGAPMYGDDVATLQARLQDLGFYTGLVDGYFGIQTHNALMSYQREYGLYADGICGPETLRSLNFLASRVTGGSPHAIREEELVRRSGPRLSGKRIVIDPGRGGRDHGLIIQTPSGPISEADILWDLASRLEGRMTAIGMDTFLSRPSGRNPSDAERAATANAVGADLMISLRCATHVSPAANGVASFHFGNSHGSVSTIGRNLADFIQREIVARTGLQDCRAHGRTWDLLRLTRMPTVEVDVGYITSPRDRGMLASPANRDAIAEGMLAAVKRLYLLGKNDRPTGTFTFAELLAHELSVERTGHLGGS, from the coding sequence ATGTCGGGTCGGCATCGCGGCACCGAGCAGGGCCTGCGTCGTGGCGACCGCAGCGGTGCCGTGGTGGAGATTCGGGCGGCGCTGGCCGCGCTGGGGCTGGTGGACAGCCCTGACGCGGATCTGAGCACCGGCAAGCACGTCGCCCTGGACGTCTACGACGAAGCGCTGGACCAGGCGGTGCGGGCGTTTCAGCAGCAGCGTGGCCTGCTCGTCGACGGCGTGATCGGCGAGGCCACCTACCGTGCGCTCAAGGAGGCGTCCTACCGACTGGGCGCCCGCATTCTCAACCACCAGTTCGGGGCGCCGATGTACGGCGACGACGTCGCCACGCTGCAGGCGCGTCTGCAGGATCTGGGCTTCTACACCGGTCTGGTCGACGGCTACTTCGGCATCCAGACGCACAACGCGTTGATGTCCTATCAGCGTGAGTACGGTCTGTACGCCGACGGTATCTGCGGCCCGGAAACGTTGCGCTCCTTGAACTTCCTGGCCTCGCGGGTGACCGGCGGTTCGCCGCATGCGATCCGCGAGGAGGAATTGGTGCGGCGGTCTGGACCCCGGCTGTCCGGCAAGCGGATCGTGATCGATCCGGGCCGTGGCGGCCGTGACCACGGGCTGATCATCCAGACTCCGTCTGGGCCGATCAGTGAAGCGGATATCTTGTGGGACTTGGCAAGTCGTTTGGAAGGCCGGATGACGGCCATCGGGATGGACACCTTCCTGTCCCGTCCCAGCGGCCGCAACCCGTCGGACGCCGAACGCGCCGCTACCGCAAACGCCGTAGGCGCCGACCTGATGATCAGCCTGCGTTGCGCCACCCACGTCAGCCCCGCGGCCAACGGTGTGGCGTCGTTCCACTTCGGCAACTCGCATGGCTCGGTGTCCACCATCGGCCGTAACCTCGCAGACTTCATTCAGCGAGAGATCGTGGCCCGCACCGGATTACAGGACTGTCGGGCGCACGGCCGGACTTGGGACCTGCTGCGCCTGACCCGCATGCCCACCGTCGAGGTCGACGTCGGTTACATCACCAGCCCTCGTGATCGCGGGATGCTGGCTTCTCCCGCTAATCGCGACGCCATCGCCGAAGGAATGCTCGCCGCGGTCAAACGGCTGTATCTGCTGGGCAAGAACGACCGGCCCACCGGAACCTTCACGTTCGCCGAATTGCTGGCCCACGAGCTGTCGGTCGAGCGCACCGGCCATCTCGGCGGTTCTTGA
- a CDS encoding acetyltransferase, with amino-acid sequence MSVRIAPLKLEGFEQLPKHARRCVFWEVDPATLGRDDHLSDPEFEKEAWLSMVMLEWGTCGQVATPSAAARGVGDPQCLGYVLYAPPRAVPRAQRFPTGPVSADAVLLTSIGVDPAPMADGLPRELISRVVEELMRRGVRALEAFGRTTAVPELLDMGTAPPDVAPVLEAVGDCSVEHCIIAADFLTDVGFTVVAPHQYFPRLRLELDKGLGWKAEVEAALERLLESSRLEQPIGVGAPAVSGSATGAVGPR; translated from the coding sequence GTGTCTGTCCGAATCGCACCCCTGAAGCTCGAGGGTTTCGAGCAGCTTCCCAAGCACGCACGCCGCTGCGTCTTCTGGGAAGTCGATCCAGCCACCCTCGGGCGCGACGATCACCTCTCGGACCCGGAGTTCGAAAAGGAAGCCTGGCTGTCGATGGTGATGCTGGAGTGGGGGACCTGCGGCCAGGTCGCCACACCGTCGGCCGCCGCGCGAGGTGTCGGGGATCCGCAGTGCCTCGGCTACGTGCTCTACGCACCTCCGCGTGCCGTGCCGCGGGCGCAGCGGTTTCCCACCGGGCCAGTCTCGGCCGACGCTGTGCTACTGACTTCGATCGGAGTCGATCCGGCGCCGATGGCCGACGGTCTGCCGCGGGAACTGATCTCCCGGGTGGTCGAGGAATTGATGCGACGCGGCGTACGCGCACTCGAGGCCTTCGGCCGCACGACGGCAGTCCCCGAACTACTCGATATGGGCACCGCCCCGCCCGACGTCGCACCGGTGTTGGAGGCGGTCGGTGACTGCTCGGTCGAGCACTGCATCATCGCGGCAGACTTCTTGACCGACGTCGGGTTCACCGTGGTGGCGCCGCACCAGTACTTCCCGCGGCTGCGACTGGAACTCGACAAGGGCTTGGGGTGGAAGGCTGAGGTGGAGGCTGCGCTCGAGCGCCTGCTGGAGAGCTCGCGGTTGGAGCAACCGATCGGGGTGGGCGCCCCCGCTGTGTCCGGGTCTGCGACCGGGGCCGTCGGGCCTCGCTGA
- a CDS encoding ParB/RepB/Spo0J family partition protein translates to MTGPSRKKGGLGRGLASLIPTGPGEGNDGQGDRGAVLGPRMGDAAADVVLGGLGASTPAATPDVGAVYREIRPADIDPNPRQPRQVFDDEALAELVHSIREFGLMQPIVVRAVPGSSRYQLVMGERRWRASQQAGLETIPAIVRETEDDNLLRDALLENIHRVQLNPLEEAAAYQQLLDEFGVTHDELATRIGRSRPLVTNMIRLLRLPIAVQRRVAAGVLSAGHARALLSLEAGSEAQEELAARIVAEGLSVRATEEAVTLANRGGTPTPVAPRRKPIQMPGLQDVAERLSTTFDTRVTVSLGKRKGKIVVEFGSVDDLQRIVAMMDATTS, encoded by the coding sequence ATGACCGGACCGTCGCGTAAGAAGGGCGGCTTGGGCCGCGGCCTGGCCTCGCTGATCCCGACGGGACCCGGCGAGGGGAACGACGGCCAGGGCGACCGGGGCGCCGTCCTGGGACCCCGTATGGGCGACGCCGCTGCCGACGTTGTTCTCGGCGGTTTGGGTGCCTCAACCCCGGCGGCCACCCCCGACGTGGGCGCGGTGTACCGGGAAATCCGGCCGGCCGACATCGATCCGAACCCGCGCCAGCCGCGGCAGGTTTTCGACGACGAGGCGCTGGCCGAGCTGGTGCATTCGATCCGGGAATTCGGGCTCATGCAGCCCATCGTCGTGCGGGCCGTACCCGGCTCCTCGCGATACCAGTTGGTCATGGGGGAGCGGCGTTGGCGGGCTTCCCAGCAAGCCGGTCTGGAGACCATCCCGGCGATCGTCCGGGAGACCGAGGACGACAACCTGCTGCGCGATGCGCTGCTGGAGAACATCCACCGGGTACAGCTGAACCCGTTGGAAGAGGCGGCCGCCTACCAACAATTGCTTGATGAGTTCGGGGTGACCCACGACGAACTGGCCACGCGCATCGGTCGCTCTCGCCCGTTGGTGACCAACATGATCCGGCTGCTGCGCCTGCCGATTGCTGTGCAGCGCCGGGTCGCGGCCGGCGTGTTATCGGCAGGCCACGCCCGCGCCCTGCTGTCGCTGGAGGCCGGATCCGAGGCCCAGGAGGAGCTTGCCGCGCGGATCGTGGCAGAGGGGCTGTCGGTGCGCGCCACCGAAGAAGCGGTCACTCTGGCCAACCGAGGGGGCACTCCGACACCGGTCGCGCCGCGGCGCAAGCCGATCCAGATGCCCGGTCTGCAAGACGTCGCAGAGCGGTTGTCGACCACATTCGACACCCGCGTGACGGTCAGTCTCGGCAAGCGCAAGGGCAAGATCGTGGTCGAGTTCGGCTCCGTCGACGATTTGCAACGCATTGTCGCAATGATGGACGCGACAACCTCCTGA
- a CDS encoding ParA family protein codes for MSRAVPPGVTPRPSGAKPAAAAEAVSRETSSGSVSRETSPDFVDTPIGAAAERAMQVLHTNNRLPRPKRRRVFTVANQKGGVGKTTTAVNLAAALAVQGIKTLVIDLDPQGNASTALGIAERSSGTPSSYEVLIGAIPVTEALQQSPHNERLYCIPATIDLAGAEIELVSMVARENRLRNALADLDSFDFDYVFIDCPPSLGLLTVNALVAAPEVLIPIQCEYYALEGVSQLMRNIEMVKAHLNPRLEVTTVLLTMYDGRTKLADQVADEVRRYFGDRVLRTVIPRSVKVSEAPGYSMTIIDYDPGSRGAMSYLDASRELVERDLVDGGGQQ; via the coding sequence ATGAGTAGAGCAGTCCCCCCGGGCGTCACGCCACGGCCGTCGGGCGCGAAGCCCGCAGCCGCCGCCGAAGCTGTTTCACGTGAAACATCGTCCGGCTCGGTTTCACGTGAAACATCGCCGGACTTTGTCGACACCCCGATCGGAGCGGCGGCCGAACGCGCAATGCAAGTGCTGCACACGAACAACCGACTGCCCCGCCCGAAGCGCCGGCGCGTGTTCACCGTCGCCAATCAGAAAGGCGGCGTCGGCAAGACCACCACGGCGGTCAACCTCGCCGCGGCCCTCGCGGTACAGGGGATCAAGACCCTGGTGATCGATCTCGACCCGCAGGGCAACGCGAGCACCGCGTTGGGCATCGCCGAGCGCAGCTCGGGGACCCCCTCGTCCTACGAAGTGTTGATCGGGGCGATCCCGGTAACCGAAGCCCTGCAGCAGAGCCCACACAACGAGCGGCTGTACTGCATCCCCGCCACCATCGATCTGGCCGGCGCCGAGATCGAACTGGTCAGCATGGTGGCGCGGGAGAACCGGCTGCGCAACGCGCTGGCCGATTTGGACAGCTTCGACTTCGACTACGTCTTTATCGACTGCCCGCCGTCGCTCGGACTCTTGACGGTCAACGCGTTGGTTGCGGCGCCGGAGGTACTGATCCCGATTCAGTGCGAGTACTACGCCCTGGAGGGCGTATCCCAGCTGATGCGCAACATCGAGATGGTCAAGGCACACCTCAACCCGCGTCTGGAAGTCACCACCGTGCTGCTGACGATGTACGACGGGCGCACCAAGCTCGCGGACCAAGTCGCCGATGAGGTCCGGCGCTACTTCGGTGACCGGGTGCTGCGCACGGTGATCCCGCGCAGCGTCAAGGTGTCGGAAGCGCCGGGCTACAGCATGACGATCATTGACTACGACCCGGGCTCGCGCGGTGCGATGAGCTACCTGGATGCCAGCCGGGAGCTTGTCGAGCGGGACCTGGTCGACGGCGGGGGACAGCAGTGA
- the rsmG gene encoding 16S rRNA (guanine(527)-N(7))-methyltransferase RsmG codes for MFHVKHVEGAPAPEPPPEAAEVFGDRLPIVRRYAALLAGPGVERGLIGPREVERLWERHLLNCAAVGELLEPGERVADIGSGAGLPGIPVAIVRPDVSMILVEPLLRRSEFLHEAVSELGLASVEVVRGRAEDPAVRDAAGDCDAVTSRAVASLDKIGRWSLPLLRKGGRMLAMKGERAQTEVDEHRGAMARLGANDVRVVRCGVNYLTPPATVVLALRGDPEAKRGRGRSGSPARRSSRRQA; via the coding sequence ATGTTTCACGTGAAACATGTCGAGGGAGCACCGGCACCCGAGCCGCCCCCGGAGGCGGCGGAAGTATTCGGCGACCGCCTTCCCATTGTCCGTCGCTACGCGGCCCTGTTAGCGGGGCCCGGTGTAGAGCGCGGGCTGATCGGCCCCCGAGAAGTCGAACGGCTCTGGGAGCGCCACCTGCTCAACTGCGCGGCGGTCGGCGAGCTGCTGGAGCCCGGGGAGCGGGTCGCAGACATCGGAAGCGGAGCCGGCCTGCCGGGGATACCGGTGGCGATTGTGCGCCCGGACGTATCGATGATCCTTGTGGAGCCGCTGCTGCGACGCAGCGAGTTCTTGCACGAGGCCGTTTCCGAGCTTGGCCTCGCCAGCGTGGAAGTGGTGCGCGGCCGTGCCGAGGATCCCGCGGTGCGCGATGCGGCCGGCGACTGCGATGCGGTCACCTCACGTGCCGTCGCAAGCCTGGACAAGATCGGCCGGTGGAGCCTGCCGCTGCTACGAAAGGGTGGCCGGATGCTGGCGATGAAGGGGGAGCGGGCACAGACCGAGGTTGATGAACACCGCGGTGCGATGGCCAGACTAGGCGCCAACGACGTAAGGGTGGTGAGATGTGGCGTGAACTATTTAACCCCGCCCGCGACCGTAGTGCTGGCACTGCGGGGAGACCCCGAAGCGAAGCGGGGACGCGGTCGGTCGGGCAGCCCGGCGCGACGGTCCAGCAGGAGGCAGGCATGA
- a CDS encoding protein jag, which yields MNDAGTTEREAVSSGGEDQEGQAAPAVDLEDRLVAEGEIAGDYLEELLDLLDFDGDIDLDVEGRRAVVSIDGGSDLTKLVGRKGEVLDALQELTRLAVHQKTGERSRLMLDIAGWRRRRRDDLTALGDEVARRVLESGADEELAPMSPFERKIVHDAVAAVAGVHSESQGVEPSRRVVVRRD from the coding sequence ATGAACGACGCTGGGACCACGGAGCGCGAGGCCGTGAGTTCCGGAGGCGAGGACCAGGAGGGTCAAGCCGCACCCGCGGTTGACCTGGAGGACCGACTGGTAGCCGAAGGCGAGATCGCCGGCGACTACTTGGAGGAGTTGCTTGACCTGCTGGACTTCGACGGCGACATCGACCTGGATGTCGAAGGCCGGCGTGCGGTGGTGAGCATCGACGGCGGTTCAGACCTGACCAAGCTGGTCGGCCGCAAGGGTGAGGTGCTCGATGCGCTGCAGGAGCTGACCCGACTGGCGGTGCACCAGAAGACGGGCGAGCGCAGCCGGTTGATGCTCGACATCGCCGGGTGGCGCCGTCGGCGTCGCGATGACTTGACGGCTCTGGGTGACGAGGTGGCCCGGCGCGTGCTGGAAAGCGGTGCCGATGAGGAACTGGCCCCGATGAGCCCCTTCGAACGTAAGATCGTCCACGATGCGGTGGCCGCCGTCGCCGGCGTGCACAGCGAGAGTCAGGGCGTCGAGCCGTCGCGCCGCGTAGTGGTACGGCGGGACTGA